The Brevibacillus choshinensis genome includes the window TACGGGAAGATGCGATTCTGCTCTACGGATTTGCTACTCGGGACGAGCGTGACTTGTTCCGCAAGCTTCTCGATGTAAGCGGGATCGGTCCTAAAGGTGCGCTGGCCATTCTCGCGGCAGCGACACCGGAACAAATCGTCATGGCAGTCCAACAGGAGAACGTTACGTACTTGACGAAGTTTCCTGGCATCGGAAAAAAGACTGCGCAACGGATCATCCTGGATTTAAAGGACAAACTGGTCGGGTTTACTCCATCCGCGATATTGACCGTAGCTGCAGGAGATCTGACAGCAGGGGAAACAGCGGTATCCGCACTCAACGAAGCACTGGATGCCTTGACGGCTCTCGGCTACTCGGACGGTGAGCTGCAGAAAATCAGAAATGCGCTATCGGAGAAGTCAAAGAATGGCGATAGCGTCGAGAAGCTCATCAAGCAAGGGCTTGCTTTGCTCATGAGGGGGTAGGACTTTGGATCAGCGAATTATTACTACGCAAATGGATTGGGAAGAAGATGCGGCGGAGCTGAGCCTCCGTCCGCGCTATTTAAATGAATACATCGGACAGCAGCATGTGAAGGAAAACCTCAAAATATTCATTGAAGCAGCCAAGATGCGCAAAGAGTCGTTGGATCATGTGCTCCTTTACGGGCCCCCAGGTCTGGGGAAAACGACGCTGTCACAGATTATTGCCAATGAGCTGGGCGTCAACATCCGTACGACATCCGGTCCAGCGATCGAGCGGCCGGGTGATTTGGCTGCGATCCTGACGAATTTGCAAGAGGGGGATGTCCTGTTTATTGACGAGATACACAGGCTGAACCGAAGTGTGGAAGAAGTGCTGTATCCGGCCATGGAAGATTTCGCGTTGGACATCATTATCGGGAAAGGCCCGAGTGCACGCAGTGTTCGTCTGGATTTGCCGCCGTTTACCTTGGTGGGAGCAACGACTCGTGCAGGAATGCTATCCGCACCTTTGCGAGACCGTTTTGGCGTGGTCAACCGACTGGAATTTTACACGGTTCCTGAGTTGGCGTTTATCGTGTCGCGTGCATCGGACATTCTACAAGTAGTGATTCGTGAAGGTGGCGCTGAGGAGATTGCCAAACGATCTCGTGGTACACCGCGTGTCGCAAACCGTTTGTTAAAGCGGGTAAGGGACTTCGCTCAGGTCAAAGGAGAAGGAGTCATTACGACCGAGATTGCCAAGGAAGCGCTGGAACGGCTGCAAGTAGACGCCTGCGGATTGGATCACATTGACCACAAGCTGCTTTTGGCCATCATTGACCGTTTTGACGGAGGCCCCGTAGGTCTGGATACGATTGCAGCGACGATCGGTGAAGAGTCACAAACGATCGAAGATGTCTGTGAGCCGTACTTGATGCAGATTGGCTTTATGCAGCGTACCCCGCGTGGGCGAGTCCTGACACCCAGTGCATACCAACACTTTGGTCGGGAGATGAAAGCGTGAATCCGATAGCCAAGCTGTTGATCATCGGTGGGGCTGTTTTGATCGTCATCGGGCTCTTGTGGCAAGTAGGCGGTCGCTTTTTACCATTGGGACGTCTACCAGGTGACATTGTTGTCGAGAAAGAAAACGTAAAGTTTTACTTTCCGGTGGTCACATGCATCATCATCAGTATTGTGTTGTCTCTTGCTACGTACTTGTTTCGGCTGTTCAAATGAAAAAGCCATTGGGGCGTCGTTCCCAATGGTTTTTTTGTTGGCTATCGCTTTGACCGTTCGCCAGCAAAAGGGCATCTTCTCGGCAACGATAAAGCTTCCTCTACCCCATGGGAAACAGCCCATCTGATTCCCCTTTTCATTACATCATAATAGGAATGGCCCACATTTGTCGAAATTAAATGAGAAGTCCAACAGGTCGCAAATTAAGAAAAAAGGAAGGAGAACGCAAGAGGTTTGTCGAAAAACAGTGGGAGTTCATGCCAATTTTCGACGAAACCTTAAGGAAGGGAAGGACGATGGACGACATGTGGAAGAAATGGATGGGAAAAGTCCTTTCAGCGGGTCTGATGTCAGCTGTACTTCTCGGAGGGTACACGCCCGCAGAAGCAGCGAGTAAGAATATCCGGGTCGCTCTCTTTGTGGATACAGGACAGGGGTATCGAGGTGTGGTACCTGCTGTAACGCTTACGACTGAAAAAGGAATGGACGTGACGTTAGTAGGTCCAGAAGGAAAGACAAAGCTGCCAGGGCTAGGCGGTGATGAGGCACGCTATCGGGTAGATGAATACCATCTAATCGTGGCGGAATCGAGCGACTGGAACCGCGCGCAGCAAGTGGCACAGCAAATGAGCCAACGCAAGTACGAGGGAAGTATTCAAGTGGTGAAACGGGGCGGTCAGACCGTTTACCAAGTCGTGAGTGGCACGTATGGAACCTATCAGGCAGCGGCTAATCAGGCCAAGACAGTTGCTCAGGCTACCGGTCAGCAGCCTAGCGTTAAAGGACCGCTGCGGCTGGAGGCAGGGCGTTTCAACAGCTTGAAGGAAGCTCAGGACTGGCAGGCAATATTCGAGGGATCTGGCATATCTGCCTACCCGGTATTAGTGGGTGACAAAAGCAAGGCCTCCTTCGCTGTATGGATCGGGGACGAAGTCAGCCAGGAAGCACTCACCGCTCTCGCGAGAAAGGCTGCAGCGGAGATTCCTGGTTTTTCGTACAAGCAGCCTTCTACCCAATCGTATGTCGTGCTAAAACAGGATGCATATGGCTCTAAGAGTGATACAATATGGAAGTACGTGTTTTCACCAAAGGTCAAGCTGACGGTCGAACCGAAAAAAGCTGGATCTGTATCGTTGATTGGCGTAGTAGAGCGAGATAATCGCACCTACCGTGGAGAAATGGAGCTATCCGAATACAAAGGGAATCTGACCTTGGTCAACGAGCTTTCCATGGAAGAGTATTTATATGGAGTCGTAGGTTCGGAGATGGCTCCGGGCTGGCCGCTCGAGGCTCTCAAGACCCAAGCTGTTCTCGCTCGTACCCGAGCAGTAGGGACTGGGAATAAATACGGAATAGCAAACTTGTCTGATACGGTGTATGAGCAAGCGTATTACGGCTATACAAAAGAATCAAAGGATATTCGTAAAGCGGTGGACGATACCGAAGGCGAAGTCATTTATTACAAAGGGAAGATTGCGGAATCCTTGTTTTATTCCAATGCAGGCGGCATGACCGCCGATGGAACAGAAGTTTGGGGAAATCCGGTCCCTTACTTGCGCCCTGTCATGAGTGATGATACCGACCCGTTGGTGAAAGCAAAAATCTGGTATCTGGTTTCTATGGTTGACGGTACTCTGGGATATATTCGGAGTGATCTGGTAAGAGTGACAGGAGGGACAAACCCGGTAGGGCTGAGACAGGCTATCGTAAGCACAAACAGTACCAATCTGCGATCCGGTCCAAGTACAGCTTATCATCGAGTCCTCTCTACGCTGCCGACTGGAGCAGAGGTCACGATCGTGGCCGAGGAGGCAGAAGAAAACGCGTATTCCTGGACGAGAGGCCCGTACACGCCTGCAGAGGTAGCAGGGATGATTAACGCGACACAGGCTAAAAGCAACGCGCCTCGCGTCTCCACCAACCTGAAAACCTTGCGAGTGACGGAGCGAGGACCATCTGGTCGAGTCATGGAAATGAAAGCGGATGGTACCGAGATTGCTGTGTCTTCTCCAGATGCGCATCGTTCTATTTTCCAGCAAGGCGCTAGCACCTTGCGCAGTACCAAGTTTGATGTGGAGGAAATGGGGACATTCACCATTTTAGGAGCAGGAGGCAAGCGCACGACGTATCCTGTGGGTAGCAGTAACGTACAGGCTGTCGGCGCGAATGACTACGGCTCCGTTTCGGCGAACGGCTACAACGACCAATTCCTGATTTACCGCGGAACAGATGATTGGCGTGTGGCTAGCAAGACTCAACAGTTCCTCTTTAGAGGGACGGGCTTTGGTCACGGGCTCGGCGTCTCTCAGTACGGAGCAAAAGCGATGGCAGAGAGCGGGTATGACTACGAGGAGATCTTGCAACACTACTACCAGGATGTGACAATCGAGCAATAGCGCCGAGGAAACACATGAATTGTTATAAAAGGAGTAACGACTCGTGGATGTGCAACAATTTGATTTTGAACTGCCTGAGCATTTGATTGCCCAACACCCGTTGGAAGAGCGGACGTCATCCCGCTTGCTGGCATTGAATAAAGCGACAGGTGACATCATGCACCAACGTTTTACTGATCTGATCGACCATCTCGTCCCAGGTGATGTACTGGTGATGAATGACAGCCGAGTATTACCTGCTAGGCTGATCGGTGAGAAGGCGGAGACAGGAGCCAAGATTGAAGTTCTTCTGTTAAAGTCTCTGGGAGATGACCGCTGGGAAACACTCGTGAAACCAGGGAAACGAATGAAGCCAGGGACAGAGGTCGTCTTTGGTAATGGGCTCTTGAGTTGTACTTGTGAAGAGGCGACTGAAACAGGTGGGCGTATCGTTCGATTCCATTATGAAGGCATTTTTTACGAGATTTTGGATCAGCTCGGTTCGATGCCACTCCCCCCTTATATTCATGAACAACTCGACGATCAAGAGCGTTACCAAACTGTTTACGCCCGTGAGCGCGGTTCGGCTGCGGCACCGACTGCGGGTCTCCATTTTACCAAGCCGTACCTGGAGCAAATTGCAGCAAAAGGGGTACATCTGGCCTATGTCACTTTGCACGTCGGTCTTGGGACTTTTCGACCGGTCGCAGCCAATACGATCGAGGAGCATGTCATGCATGCCGAGTATTATGAGATCTCCGAAGAGACAGCTCAGATCGTCAACAGCGCGAAGGCAGAGGGAAGACGAGTGATCGCAGTAGGAACAACTTCCTGCAGAACACTAGAGACAGTCGGAAAAGCGAATGGGGGCAAGCTTACGCCGTCATCAGGCTGGACAGACATCTTTATTTATCCGGGGTATTCGTTCACGATTCTCGACGGATTGCTCACGAATTTTCATCTGCCGAAATCGACGCTGGTTATGCTTGTTAGTGCTTTAGCAGGAAAAGAAAATGTCATGAACGCCTACAAGAGTGCAGTAGAGGAAGAATATCGCTTCTTCAGCTTTGGCGATGCCATGCTCATTCTGTAGACAAATTGTGGACATTCGTATTTGGTTATATATCCGGTAAGTCATGTGGGTTTACTTCATGTTGAGATTTTTTTATAATAGGAAGGACTTACATACATAGCTTGAGGAGTGCAAAAAGTTGGCAGTACGCTACGAATTGATCAAAACATGCAAGCAAACCGGTGCACGTCTCGGCAAACTACATACGCCGCATGGGACGATCGACACCCCTGTCTTTATGCCGGTAGGCACCCAGGCAACGGTAAAAACGATGAGCCCTGAGGAGCTCAAGGCCATGGGAGCGGGAATTATTCTCAGCAATACGTATCATCTGTTCCTTCGTCCTGGACATGAAATCGTTCGGGAAGCGGGCGGACTGCATGGATTCATGAACTGGGATCGCGCTATCCTTACAGATTCTGGGGGATTTCAGGTCTTTAGTTTGAGTAATTTGCGCAAAATAACAGAAGAAGGTGTTTCCTTCCGTTCCCATCTCAATGGGGAAAAGCTGTTTCTCGGTCCGGAAGAGGCTACCCAGATCCAAAATGCATTAGGTGCCGATATTTTTATGGCATTTGATGAATGCGCTCCCTATCCGGCAGAGTACGACTATGTTCAGAAATCGATGGAACGTACGACTCGCTGGGCGGAGAGATGCTTGAAGGCACATACTCGTCCAAATGAACAAGCGCTGTTTGGGATTGTTCAAGGGGGTATGTATCACGATCTGCGCGCACAGAGTGCACGTGATCTCGTTTCTATGGATTTCCCTGGATATGCGATTGGCGGGTTGAGCGTAGGAGAGCCGTTCCCTCTGATGTATGAGGTATTGGAAAGCACGGTTCCACTCTTGCCGACCAACAAGCCACGTTATCTGATGGGAGTAGGTTCGCCAGACGCTTTGATTGACGGTGCTATCCGAGGCATTGACATGTTTGACTGCGTGTTGCCTACACGTATTGCCCGCAATGGGACATGCATGACGAGCCAAGGACGACTGGTGATTCGCAATGCGAAGTACGCCAGGGATTTTACACCGCTTGATCCGAATTGCGACTGCTACACCTGCAAGAATTACACCCGTGCTTACATCCGACATCTGGTCAAGTCGGAGGAAACCTTTGGCATTCGGTTGACGACGTACCACAACCTTCATTTCCTAGTGAAGCTGATGGAAAATGTGCGTCAGGCTATTGCCGAAGACCGTTTGCAAGATTTCCGCGACCAGTTTTTCGCTCAATATGGATTGGGTGAAGATAGATCTTTTTAATCGAGGGGGATTTACATGGAAGGCTTAACTAATTTTTTACCGATTATCATCATGTTCGCGATTTTTTATTTCTTGCTGATTCGTCCGCAGCAAAAGAAGGCAAAAACACGTAATGCCATGCTAGCCGCTGTGAAAAAAGGCGACAAGATCGTGACCATCGGTGGAATGCACGGTACGATTCAAGAGCTGGCAGATGACACCGTAACTTTGCGCGTGGCTCACAACGTCAATATCACGTTTGACCGCGGTGCCATCAATAGCGTTGTTTCCGCTAGCAATGCAGCTGCTCCAGCAAAAACAGAACCAGCGAAAACAGAACCTGCAAAAACAGAAGAAGCAAGCGAAGAAGCGAAATAATACAGGAAAAAGCAGGTGGGGTAGCCCGCCTGCTTTTTTTGTTTATTTCCTGTTCAAGAGAACTACTTTCTCGGCTTGATTCCTTTTGGCTTATGACTGGAATTGATGGAATTCACACCGAGGATGCCACCGAGGCCAGCCAGTACAAAGGCACCGGCTAAAAAGAGGAGCGTTCCCCATTGCATGGGGGCGTCAAAGCCGAGAAAGCCGATGAGAAGGACAACGATGAAATAAGTGAGCCCAGTAAGTCCGCCATAGTACCAACCTTTGCCGCCGCAACGTCGCCCAGTTACGTAGCCGCCGATGAGAAGTCCGATGGCATTGATGACATACGTAAAATAGGGCAGGGAACTTTCGCGTAGATTGGTAAAGCTAAGAAGAAAGGTAGCGAGCAGCGCTCCAATCAAGACGAGACCGAGCGTATACAAAAGACCTGTTAGTACAGAGGTGGAAGCACTCCGCACGGTATTACCCCCTCACTGGTCAACTGTTTGTACCATCTATATGAGAGGCTTGGTCAACGTATTCATCTTCGCGTTGAACATTGAAAGGAATTTTCGTATGATGGATGAGGAACAAGACGGGGGTGAAGAAAGATGATTAAAACGTACTTTTATAACCACTCAGAACAGAAGATGTTTCATGACGTTGATCTCGCTACTAAAGACCAATGGCTGAAATCTCCCGAGGATTTGCTCTGGATTGATCTGTACGATGTGGGAAACAATGAACTTCCCTATATTGCCAAGATCTTCGACTTTCACCCGCTGGCAATTGAGGACTGCCTGCACGTCAGTCCGCGTGCTAAGGTAGACAAGTACGACGACTACTATTTCTTCGTCTTTCACGCCCTTCGTTACAACGAAGAGAGCGACGATGAGATTACAACAGTAGAACTGAACGTGTTTCTCGGTCCAAACTACATCGTCACGATTCACAAATCTCCGATGAACACGATCGGAAGAATTGCGGCCATGTGCCATCGTAACATTTCGTATCTGAATCGCGGTCCGGATTACTTGCTGTACGCAATCGTAGACGGAATTACGGATGAATACTTCCCCATCATCGACCGGATCAGTGTACGGATTGACGAGCTGGAGGACGAGATTTACGAGCATCAGATGGAGGAAATCACGGAAGAATTCTTGGCATTGAAGCGAACGATTATTTTGATTCGTCGTGTGATTATGCCTCAAAAACGGATCTTTGCGAATGTAAATGGCCGTTATTCGTTCGACATTTCCGAGGAAAACGTTCCGTTCTACAGTGATTTGACAGACCACTTGGAGAGGATTTCCGATTCGACGGAGACCTTCCGCGATCTGGTAAATGGTGCGTTGGATACGTACTACACCATTATCAGTGCGAAGACGACCGAAACGATGCGTGTCCTCACCATCATTTCCACGATTATCCTGCCACTGACGTTTATTACGGGTTTGTTCGGGATGAATACCTTTGCATGGCTGGGTGAAGAAGCGGAGCCGTACATGCTGGTCGTAGCGCTCGTCATCATGCTAGGCATGACTTTTGCGATGCTTCACATTTTCCGCAAACGCAAGTGGCTGTAATTGGCGGTAATAGTTGTTCCCTCACTGAAAAAGACTAGTAACAAATGTTCAGTGGGGGGCGGCCAGAGTGGAAGATCTAACAACTGCATTACTACGCACCCTTTTTTCGTATTTTTTTCTCCTGATCTTGTTGCGATTGATGGGAAAACGAGAGTTGGGGAAGCTCTCCGTTTTTGACGTAGTCATTTCCATCATGCTTGCAGAAATGGCTGTCCTAGCGATAGAGGAGATCGAAAAACCAGCGAGCTTGTTCTACATACCGATGCTGCTCATAGGGGTTTTGGAGATCATCATGGCGTATGTTTCCTTGAAAAGTAAAAAGGTCCGAGACGTTGTAGACGGCTCGGCAGACGTCATTATTGAAAATGGCGAGATCAGGGAAGGAGCCATGCGACGAAACCGTCTGAACATGGACGATCTGATGGTGCATTTGCGTCAAAAGAACGTCAAGAATGTAGCGGATGTAGAATTTGCGGTCTTAGAGCCAACCGGACAAATGAGCGTTTTTTTAAAAGAACGTAAAGATCCGGTGACGCGAGAGGACCTGGGGATGTTTGAACGTGAGCAAATCGGTCCCGTCTCCTACAAAGGTCTACCGATCCCTTTAATTCTCGATGGAAAGGTCAGGATGGAAGCCCTCGACAAAATAGGGCAAAACGAACTCTGGCTGAAACGGGAAATACGTAGGTACGGAATTAAAGACATCCGAGAGGTATCTTTCTGCAGCATTGATGAGCGAGGGATTATTTATCTCGATAAAAAAGACAAACCGCCGCTGCAATGACGCTCAGCGGCGTGGAAAAAAGACAGCCAATTGTTCGCCGATCCAAGGGATACGGCGTACGTCCTGTTTACCAAGTACGCGCATAGCTACGAGGAGGACGACGTACAGGAGAGCGCTGACCATCGTACAGACGAGCAAAAGCTGTCCAACAGATGCATCCAGAAACCAATTTTTTGCCATGTAGGAGCCAGCGTAGCCCATGGCAAGCATCGCCGCACCGATTTTGCCAAACTCCCTGACATCAATGGTGAAACCGATTTTCTTGATGAGGCTCGCAAAGTGCAGCAGCGTAACGAGTGTAATCCCGATGTTCAGCGCAATGACTGCGCCGTGTATGCCAAAGGCGGGCTGAGCCGTAAAGAGAAACATGGCCGTTGTTTTAATGATCGCGCCGATTAGCGTATTGCGAAAGACAACCTGTGCGTAATCTAGGCCTTGCAGCGCGGCAGCCAACGGTGCTTGAAAGAAGAGGAAGACCGAAAAAGGAGCCATTTCTTTCAAGAGGATACCTACCTCGTGAAACTGGTTGCCGTAAATCAGACCGCACAGAGGTTCTGCGAATATAGTCAGTAATACCGTGCAGGGTGCTCCTATGACGAGTGTGATCCGCATCGATTGATAGATGCGACGATGCACGAGGGGAGCATTATTTTGATAGGCGGCTTCTGCGACAGCAGGAACGAGGGAAATCGACAAGGAATACGTAAGAAAAGTAGGGAACATCAAAAGCGGTACCGCCATACCAGCAAACTGCCCGTATAAACCGGTGGCCGTCGTTGTGGTGAAACCGGCGATGACGAGGGCAAGAGGTACGAGCATCGGCTCCAGAACGTACGCGATGGAGCCAATGATGCGGCTCATTGTAACAGGCAGAGCCACATGGATTAATTGGTGCAGGCTCGCTTTACTTGCTGAGACTGCTTGTAGAAATGGCTTTTCCAAGAGCATGGAGGCGGTCTTTTTGCTTCCTTTTCGGTATTGCCACAGGATGTAAAGGAGACCAGCTGCTTCTCCAAAAATAATACTACCTACTGCGCCTGCGGTTGCATACTCGATTCCTGCGGGCAAAAATGAGATCGTCATGACAACGACCAGAGCCATTCTGACGATCTGCTCCAGCAGCTGTGAGATGGCAGTCGGCACCATGTTCTGCTTGCCCTGGAAGTACCCTCGGAGCACCAAGGAAATACTGGAGATGGGGATGACGGGAACGGCAGCGAGCATGACGATGTGAGCGCGTGGGTCGGCAAACAGACCACTGGCGATCCATTGGGAGAACAGTAAAAGGATGGAACAGACGACTACGCTGATGCCACCCGCTACCGAAAGTGCCAACAGGAGAAAGCGGCGAGTTAACCGTGGGTTTTTGGCGGCTTCGGTTTCCGCTACTTGCTTGGCGATGGCGACTGGCAGCCCAAACGTCGTCAATGTAATCAGGAAGTACAAGAGGGGCACGACCATTTGATAAAGCCCCATTCCCTCTGCACCGATGATGCGGGAGAGCACGATTCTGTGCGCAAACCCAAATATTTTTGTGATACCGCCAGCGATGATGAGGATGACCGTCCCGTAAAAGAATGACTGTCTCATGGAGGGCTCCTTTGCAAGGAAATTCACTTAATAAAGAATATGGACGTGCCGCAGTCGGCATGACTACTTTGGGGAGGGAAACAAAAGATGGACCAAGCGGAAAAAGATGGTTGGTTTCGGCAAGTTTCAAGTATTTGCCAGAGTAAAGCAGAAGAGTTTGCTTTTCTCGGTTATGAGAATGTGACGGCAGCAGATGTGTGGGAGTGTGTCAGTCATACATACAAAGAAATCCCGCCGATGCACCGCCTGGTCAATGACATCCTGTCCCTGAAGCCCAACAAGTACATGAACTACCTGATGATTCAAATGTATCGAAATTCGTAATGAAACTTCCTTGTCTTACATTCGTATGAAAGAAAATGTGCATGCTAGACAAGGGGTTGGTTACCATGGTTCGCTTTTCCAGCAATAATTGACACGTTTTTTCATACTTCGCTATAATGGGCATACTGGTTTCTCGTCAAGGACGGGACCCTGTTACGAAAGAGGGGTATTACTGCGATGATAAAATGGGGAAGATTCCTCCTGTTCCTGGTTGTTGTAGCCTTACTA containing:
- a CDS encoding TIGR04086 family membrane protein, with protein sequence MRSASTSVLTGLLYTLGLVLIGALLATFLLSFTNLRESSLPYFTYVINAIGLLIGGYVTGRRCGGKGWYYGGLTGLTYFIVVLLIGFLGFDAPMQWGTLLFLAGAFVLAGLGGILGVNSINSSHKPKGIKPRK
- the yajC gene encoding preprotein translocase subunit YajC, whose product is MEGLTNFLPIIIMFAIFYFLLIRPQQKKAKTRNAMLAAVKKGDKIVTIGGMHGTIQELADDTVTLRVAHNVNITFDRGAINSVVSASNAAAPAKTEPAKTEPAKTEEASEEAK
- the queA gene encoding tRNA preQ1(34) S-adenosylmethionine ribosyltransferase-isomerase QueA, encoding MDVQQFDFELPEHLIAQHPLEERTSSRLLALNKATGDIMHQRFTDLIDHLVPGDVLVMNDSRVLPARLIGEKAETGAKIEVLLLKSLGDDRWETLVKPGKRMKPGTEVVFGNGLLSCTCEEATETGGRIVRFHYEGIFYEILDQLGSMPLPPYIHEQLDDQERYQTVYARERGSAAAPTAGLHFTKPYLEQIAAKGVHLAYVTLHVGLGTFRPVAANTIEEHVMHAEYYEISEETAQIVNSAKAEGRRVIAVGTTSCRTLETVGKANGGKLTPSSGWTDIFIYPGYSFTILDGLLTNFHLPKSTLVMLVSALAGKENVMNAYKSAVEEEYRFFSFGDAMLIL
- a CDS encoding post-transcriptional regulator, whose translation is MDQAEKDGWFRQVSSICQSKAEEFAFLGYENVTAADVWECVSHTYKEIPPMHRLVNDILSLKPNKYMNYLMIQMYRNS
- the spoVB gene encoding stage V sporulation protein B yields the protein MRQSFFYGTVILIIAGGITKIFGFAHRIVLSRIIGAEGMGLYQMVVPLLYFLITLTTFGLPVAIAKQVAETEAAKNPRLTRRFLLLALSVAGGISVVVCSILLLFSQWIASGLFADPRAHIVMLAAVPVIPISSISLVLRGYFQGKQNMVPTAISQLLEQIVRMALVVVMTISFLPAGIEYATAGAVGSIIFGEAAGLLYILWQYRKGSKKTASMLLEKPFLQAVSASKASLHQLIHVALPVTMSRIIGSIAYVLEPMLVPLALVIAGFTTTTATGLYGQFAGMAVPLLMFPTFLTYSLSISLVPAVAEAAYQNNAPLVHRRIYQSMRITLVIGAPCTVLLTIFAEPLCGLIYGNQFHEVGILLKEMAPFSVFLFFQAPLAAALQGLDYAQVVFRNTLIGAIIKTTAMFLFTAQPAFGIHGAVIALNIGITLVTLLHFASLIKKIGFTIDVREFGKIGAAMLAMGYAGSYMAKNWFLDASVGQLLLVCTMVSALLYVVLLVAMRVLGKQDVRRIPWIGEQLAVFFPRR
- the corA gene encoding magnesium/cobalt transporter CorA; this encodes MIKTYFYNHSEQKMFHDVDLATKDQWLKSPEDLLWIDLYDVGNNELPYIAKIFDFHPLAIEDCLHVSPRAKVDKYDDYYFFVFHALRYNEESDDEITTVELNVFLGPNYIVTIHKSPMNTIGRIAAMCHRNISYLNRGPDYLLYAIVDGITDEYFPIIDRISVRIDELEDEIYEHQMEEITEEFLALKRTIILIRRVIMPQKRIFANVNGRYSFDISEENVPFYSDLTDHLERISDSTETFRDLVNGALDTYYTIISAKTTETMRVLTIISTIILPLTFITGLFGMNTFAWLGEEAEPYMLVVALVIMLGMTFAMLHIFRKRKWL
- the ruvA gene encoding Holliday junction branch migration protein RuvA, producing the protein MIDFVEGTLCYLDSEYIVVETGGIGYRLFCPNPYQFVRQEGGRAKLYTHHHVREDAILLYGFATRDERDLFRKLLDVSGIGPKGALAILAAATPEQIVMAVQQENVTYLTKFPGIGKKTAQRIILDLKDKLVGFTPSAILTVAAGDLTAGETAVSALNEALDALTALGYSDGELQKIRNALSEKSKNGDSVEKLIKQGLALLMRG
- the ruvB gene encoding Holliday junction branch migration DNA helicase RuvB; the protein is MDQRIITTQMDWEEDAAELSLRPRYLNEYIGQQHVKENLKIFIEAAKMRKESLDHVLLYGPPGLGKTTLSQIIANELGVNIRTTSGPAIERPGDLAAILTNLQEGDVLFIDEIHRLNRSVEEVLYPAMEDFALDIIIGKGPSARSVRLDLPPFTLVGATTRAGMLSAPLRDRFGVVNRLEFYTVPELAFIVSRASDILQVVIREGGAEEIAKRSRGTPRVANRLLKRVRDFAQVKGEGVITTEIAKEALERLQVDACGLDHIDHKLLLAIIDRFDGGPVGLDTIAATIGEESQTIEDVCEPYLMQIGFMQRTPRGRVLTPSAYQHFGREMKA
- a CDS encoding DUF421 domain-containing protein → MEDLTTALLRTLFSYFFLLILLRLMGKRELGKLSVFDVVISIMLAEMAVLAIEEIEKPASLFYIPMLLIGVLEIIMAYVSLKSKKVRDVVDGSADVIIENGEIREGAMRRNRLNMDDLMVHLRQKNVKNVADVEFAVLEPTGQMSVFLKERKDPVTREDLGMFEREQIGPVSYKGLPIPLILDGKVRMEALDKIGQNELWLKREIRRYGIKDIREVSFCSIDERGIIYLDKKDKPPLQ
- a CDS encoding DUF2905 domain-containing protein gives rise to the protein MNPIAKLLIIGGAVLIVIGLLWQVGGRFLPLGRLPGDIVVEKENVKFYFPVVTCIIISIVLSLATYLFRLFK
- a CDS encoding SpoIID/LytB domain-containing protein, with protein sequence MDDMWKKWMGKVLSAGLMSAVLLGGYTPAEAASKNIRVALFVDTGQGYRGVVPAVTLTTEKGMDVTLVGPEGKTKLPGLGGDEARYRVDEYHLIVAESSDWNRAQQVAQQMSQRKYEGSIQVVKRGGQTVYQVVSGTYGTYQAAANQAKTVAQATGQQPSVKGPLRLEAGRFNSLKEAQDWQAIFEGSGISAYPVLVGDKSKASFAVWIGDEVSQEALTALARKAAAEIPGFSYKQPSTQSYVVLKQDAYGSKSDTIWKYVFSPKVKLTVEPKKAGSVSLIGVVERDNRTYRGEMELSEYKGNLTLVNELSMEEYLYGVVGSEMAPGWPLEALKTQAVLARTRAVGTGNKYGIANLSDTVYEQAYYGYTKESKDIRKAVDDTEGEVIYYKGKIAESLFYSNAGGMTADGTEVWGNPVPYLRPVMSDDTDPLVKAKIWYLVSMVDGTLGYIRSDLVRVTGGTNPVGLRQAIVSTNSTNLRSGPSTAYHRVLSTLPTGAEVTIVAEEAEENAYSWTRGPYTPAEVAGMINATQAKSNAPRVSTNLKTLRVTERGPSGRVMEMKADGTEIAVSSPDAHRSIFQQGASTLRSTKFDVEEMGTFTILGAGGKRTTYPVGSSNVQAVGANDYGSVSANGYNDQFLIYRGTDDWRVASKTQQFLFRGTGFGHGLGVSQYGAKAMAESGYDYEEILQHYYQDVTIEQ
- the tgt gene encoding tRNA guanosine(34) transglycosylase Tgt; translation: MAVRYELIKTCKQTGARLGKLHTPHGTIDTPVFMPVGTQATVKTMSPEELKAMGAGIILSNTYHLFLRPGHEIVREAGGLHGFMNWDRAILTDSGGFQVFSLSNLRKITEEGVSFRSHLNGEKLFLGPEEATQIQNALGADIFMAFDECAPYPAEYDYVQKSMERTTRWAERCLKAHTRPNEQALFGIVQGGMYHDLRAQSARDLVSMDFPGYAIGGLSVGEPFPLMYEVLESTVPLLPTNKPRYLMGVGSPDALIDGAIRGIDMFDCVLPTRIARNGTCMTSQGRLVIRNAKYARDFTPLDPNCDCYTCKNYTRAYIRHLVKSEETFGIRLTTYHNLHFLVKLMENVRQAIAEDRLQDFRDQFFAQYGLGEDRSF